A section of the Papio anubis isolate 15944 chromosome 2, Panubis1.0, whole genome shotgun sequence genome encodes:
- the APOD gene encoding apolipoprotein D isoform X2, with product MVMLLLLLSALAGLFGAAEGQAFHLGKCPSPPVQENFDPNKYFGRWYEIEKIPTTFENGRCIQANYSLKENGKIKVLNQELRADGTVNQIEGEASPVNITEPAKLEVKFFWFMPSAPYWVLATDYENYALVYSCVSVINLFCVDYAWILARNRHLPSETVDFLKNILTSNNIDVKKMTVTDQENCPEFS from the exons atggtgatgctgctgctgctgctttccgCACTGGCTGGCCTTTTCGGTGCAGCAGAGGGACAAGCATTTCATCTTGGGAAGTGCCCCTCGCCTCCGGTGCAGGAGAATTTTGACCCGAATAAG TATTTCGGAAGATGGTACGAAATTGAGAAGATCCCAACAACCTTTGAGAACGGACGCTGCATCCAGGCCAACTACTCActaaaggaaaatggaaagatcAAAGTGTTAAACCAGGAGTTGAG AGCTGATGGAACTGTGAATCAGATTGAAGGTGAAGCCTCCCCAGTTAACATCACAGAGCCTGCCAAGCTGGAAGTTAAGTTCTTCTGGT TTATGCCATCGGCACCGTACTGGGTCCTGGCCACCGACTATGAGAACTATGCCCTCGTGTATTCCTGTGTCAGCGTCATCAATCTTTTTTGTGTGGATTATGCTTGGATCTTGGCAAGAAACCGTCATCTCCCTTCAGAAACAGTGGACTTTCTAAAAAATATCCTGACTTCTAATAACATTGATGTCAAGAAAATGACGGTCACAGATCAGGAGAACTGCCCCGAGTTCTCGTAA
- the APOD gene encoding apolipoprotein D isoform X1 has translation MRSKHQRSEEAYKIAWERPVTKTGISNRLILHLETAFILKEKPPSPKMVMLLLLLSALAGLFGAAEGQAFHLGKCPSPPVQENFDPNKYFGRWYEIEKIPTTFENGRCIQANYSLKENGKIKVLNQELRADGTVNQIEGEASPVNITEPAKLEVKFFWFMPSAPYWVLATDYENYALVYSCVSVINLFCVDYAWILARNRHLPSETVDFLKNILTSNNIDVKKMTVTDQENCPEFS, from the exons ATGAGAAGTAAACATCAGAGATCTGAAGAAGCTTATAAAATCGCTTGGGAGAGGCCAGTCACCAAGACAGGCATCTCAAATCGGCTGATTCTGCATCTGGAAACTGCCTTCATCTTGAAAGAAAAG CCACCCAGCCCCAAgatggtgatgctgctgctgctgctttccgCACTGGCTGGCCTTTTCGGTGCAGCAGAGGGACAAGCATTTCATCTTGGGAAGTGCCCCTCGCCTCCGGTGCAGGAGAATTTTGACCCGAATAAG TATTTCGGAAGATGGTACGAAATTGAGAAGATCCCAACAACCTTTGAGAACGGACGCTGCATCCAGGCCAACTACTCActaaaggaaaatggaaagatcAAAGTGTTAAACCAGGAGTTGAG AGCTGATGGAACTGTGAATCAGATTGAAGGTGAAGCCTCCCCAGTTAACATCACAGAGCCTGCCAAGCTGGAAGTTAAGTTCTTCTGGT TTATGCCATCGGCACCGTACTGGGTCCTGGCCACCGACTATGAGAACTATGCCCTCGTGTATTCCTGTGTCAGCGTCATCAATCTTTTTTGTGTGGATTATGCTTGGATCTTGGCAAGAAACCGTCATCTCCCTTCAGAAACAGTGGACTTTCTAAAAAATATCCTGACTTCTAATAACATTGATGTCAAGAAAATGACGGTCACAGATCAGGAGAACTGCCCCGAGTTCTCGTAA